One window from the genome of Lepisosteus oculatus isolate fLepOcu1 chromosome 25, fLepOcu1.hap2, whole genome shotgun sequence encodes:
- the zbtb48 gene encoding telomere zinc finger-associated protein — protein sequence MAALEHRHAQLVLSSLNQQRALGSFCDATLSAVDGEVFRAHRSVLACFSQLFRDSYSATPLVEVSLPEECPSEGLGLLLDFIYTGEMKLNAGTLDKVRQAALSLSVPHALDLCQEFSQGDQRPASPLEKSLARDGDSQESPRGDPEAQGGPGQAETRGMQPRPRPAPRPKCKAANSAPRPPAPATTTTRSGRRVKGPSRLLRDSPPPPPAPPLPPPAPRRAEPLAAQGEGRRGPDTGERSSSPSAKGTEEGKPPEPAREEDEEEEEEEEGEGGGQEDTDEDYLPTTATPTAGAAGPRAKRRGRGRGGAVNKENGEGAGADAKRGSVQCPTCHKTFLSKYYLKVHNRRHTGEKPFECAKCGKCYYRKENLLEHEARNCMSRAEVVFSCSLCPMTFRRRLELRMHMVSHTGEMPNKCTSCPEQFMQKKDLKNHLIKVHGAPKPHACSLCPKCFLSRTELRLHEASKHRGEKLFVCEECGHRASSRNGLQMHIKAIHRNERPFVCEFCSHAFTQKANLNMHLRTHTGEKPFQCHLCGKTFRTQASLDKHHRTHTGERPFRCEFCDQRFTEKGPLLRHVASKHQEGRPHYCHICSKTFKAIEQLRVHVRRHKGMRKFECSECGYKFTRQAHLRRHSQIHNRVENYSPRQRKLRNLVVEDEKAATSAPPPEGEGPQPGDIISVMIQPAATIVVEEVVSTGGPAGPPAGVAPGEEEEEEGRGFTVADVIEHTLLVTGTYPLHAAAAVSEELVEEVAVEKA from the exons ATGGCAGCGCTGGAACACAGACATGCCCAGCTGGTGTTGTCCTCCCTGAaccagcagagggcgctggGTAGCTTCTGCGACGCCACGCTGAGCGCGGTGGATGGAGAGGTGTTCCGGGCCCACCGCAGCGTGCTGGCCTGCTTCAGCCAGCTCTTCCGTGACTCCTACTCTGCCACCCCCTTGGTGGAGGTCTCCCTGCCAGAGGAGTGCCCCTCCGAGGGCCTGGGGCTGCTCCTGGACTTCATCTACACCGGGGAGATGAAGCTCAACGCTGGCACCTTGGACAAAGTGCGGCAAGCTGctctcagcctgtcagtgcccCACGCCCTAGACCTTTGCCAGGAGTTCAGCCAGGGTGACCAGCGCCCGGCCAGCCCGCTAGAGAAGTCGCTGGCCAGGGACGGCGACAGCCAGGAGTCTCCCAGGGGGGACCCCGAGGCACAAGGGGGCCCGGGCCAGGCCGAGACGCGGGGGATGCAGCCCAGGCCCCGGCCGGCGCCCAGACCCAAATGCAAGGCCGCCAACAGCGCCCCGCGGCCGCCGGCCCCCGCAACCACCACGACCCGCTCGGGCCGCAGGGTCAAGGGCCCCAGCCGCCTGCTGAGGGAcagccccccccctcctcctgcccctcccctccccccgccGGCCCCCCGCCGAGCGGAGCCGCTGGCGGCGCAGGGAGAGGGGCGGCGCGGGCCGGACACAGGCGAGCGGAGCAGCAGCCCCTCCGCGAAGGGCACAGAG GAGGGGAAGCCGCCGGAGCCCGCCCGCGAGGaagacgaggaagaggaggaggaggaggagggcgaggGCGGGGGCCAGGAGGACACCGACGAAGACTACCTCCCTACCACCGCCACCCCCACTGCCGGCGCAGCGGGGCCCCGGGCCAAGCGCAGGGGCCGCGGGCGAGGGGGGGCGGTCAACAAGGAGAACGGCGAGGGGGCGGGGGCCGACGCCAAGAGGGGCTCCGTCCAGTGCCCCACCTGCCACAAGACCTTTCTCAGCAAGTACTACCTCAAGGTGCACAATCG GCGCCACACAGGGGAGAAGCCGTTCGAGTGTGCCAAGTGCGGGAAGTGTTACTACAGGAAGGAGAACCTCCTGGAGCACGAAGCCAGGAACTGCATGAGCAGAGCGGAGGTG GTGTTCTCCTGCTCCCTGTGTCCGATGACGTTCCGGCGCCGGCTGGAACTCCGGATGCACATGGTCAGCCACACCGGAGAGATGCCCAACAAG TGTACATCCTGTCCAGAGCAGTTCATGCAGAAGAAGGACCTGAAGAATCACCTGATCAAGGTGCACGGAGCCCCCAAACCCCATgcg TGCTCGCTCTGCCCCAAGTGCTTCCTGTCCCGCACTGAGCTGCGTCTCCACGAGGCCTCCAAGCACCGCGGGGAGAAGCTGTTCGTGTGCGAAGAGTGTGGCCACCGCGCGTCCAGCCGGAACGGCCTGCAGATGCACATCAAGGCTATCCACAG GAACGAGCGGCCGTTTGTGTGTGAGTTTTGCAGCCACGCCTTCACTCAGAAAGCCAACCTCAACATGCACCTTCGCACACACACTGGAGAGAAGCCGTTCCAGTGTCACCTCTGTGGAAAGACCTTCCGCACACAGG CCAGCCTGGACAAGCACCACCGCACACACACGGGCGAGCGGCCGTTCCGCTGCGAGTTCTGCGACCAGCGCTTCACGGAGAAGGGGCCCCTGCTGAGGCACGTGGCCAGCAAACACCAGGAGGGCCGGCCGCATTACTGCCACATCTGCAGCAAGACCTTCAAGG CCATCGAGCAGCTGCGGGTCCACGTGAGACGACACAAGGGCATGAGGAAGTTTGAGTGCTCCGAGTGTGGCTACAAGTTCACCAGACAG GCCCACCTGCGGCGCCACTCCCAGATCCACAACCGCGTGGAGAACTACAGCCCGCGGCAGAGGAAGCTGCGCAACCTGGTGGTGGAGGACGAGAAGGCGGCGACGTCGGCGCCGCCCCCCGAGGGGGAGGGCCCGCAGCCCGGCGACATCATCAGCGTGATGATCCAGCCCGCGGCCACCATCGTGGTGGAGGAGGTGGTGTCGACGGGGGGGCCGGCGGGGCCCCCCGCCGGGGTGGCGccaggggaggaggaggaggaggaagggcgGGGGTTCACCGTGGCCGACGTGATCGAGCACACGCTGCTGGTGACGGGCACGTACCCGCTGCACGCCGCCGCCGCCGTGAGCGAGGAGCTGGTGGAGGAAGTGGCCGTGGAAAAGGCGTGA